One Podarcis muralis chromosome 1, rPodMur119.hap1.1, whole genome shotgun sequence genomic window carries:
- the PSMA3 gene encoding proteasome subunit alpha type-3, whose amino-acid sequence MSSIGTGYDLSASTFSPDGRVFQVEYAMKAVENSSTAIGIRCKDGVVFGVEKLVLSKLYEEGSNKRLFNVDRHVGMAVAGLLADARSLADIAREEASNFRSNYGYNIPLKHLADRVAMYVHAYTLYSAVRPFGCSFMLGSYDGDDEGAQLYMIDPSGVSYGYWGCAIGKARQAAKTEIEKLQMKDMTCRDVVKEVAKIIYIVHDEVKDKAFELELSWVGEITKGKHEIVPKDIKEEAEKYAKESLKEEDESDDENM is encoded by the exons ATGAGTTCCATCGGCACCGGG TATGACTTGTCGGCATCTACATTTTCTCCAGATGGCAGAGTGTTTCAAGTAGAATATGCTATGAAAGCTGTGGAGAATAGCAG TACAGCAATTGGGATACGGTGTAAAGATGGTGTAGTCTTTGGAGTCGAAAAATTAGTTCTGTCCAAACTGTACGAAGAAGGATCCAATAAACGCCTCTTTAATGTCGATCGACATGTTGGAATG GCAGTCGCAGGACTCCTGGCTGATGCCCGTTCTTTGGCTGACATAGCAAGGGAAGAAGCTTCTAACTTCAGATCCAACTATGGTTATAATATTCCATTGAAA CATCTTGCAGACAGAGTGGCTATGTATGTACACGCCTATACTCTGTACAGTGCTGTCAGACCTTTTGGTTGCAG CTTCATGTTGGGTTcctatgatggtgatgatgaaggtGCTCAGCTATACATGATAGACCCATCAGGCGTTTCATAC GGTTATTGGGGATGTGCCATTGGAAAAGCAAGACAAGCTGCAAAGACAGAGATTGAAAAGCTCCAG ATGAAAGATATGACTTGCCGTGATGTTGTTAAAGAAGTTGCAAAAAT AATCTACATAGTCCATGATGAAGTAAAAGACAAAGCTTTTGAACTTGAACTCAGCTGGGTTGGAGAAA TAACCAAGGGAAAACATGAAATTGTCCCAAAAGACATTAAGGAAGAAGCAGAGAAATACGCTAAG GAATCTCTGAAAGAAGAAGATGAATCAGATGATGAAAATATGTAA